ATTAGCTTGATTCCGTTCGCGACAGTTGCCCTCATGTGGGTGTACGCATGGGGCGTACCGAACGCGGAGAAAAACATGATGACGGACAACCTGCCAGAGACGACCAGCGACGAGCCGACGGACCTGCTGGACACGCTGAAGATCACCAAGTTGCAACAGCGGGACGCCGGTGGCTCGTGGGTGATGGGCAACATCGGTGGCCACCGCTTCGACGCGCTCGTGTTCCCCGAGCATGCCGTCTGTCCTGACTACGAGTTGGACGCGAGTCGCATTTCGAAGCTCTGGGTCCAGCGCATCGCCGACCGCGCGGTGGTGGTCAATTTCGACCGCGGCTGGGACGTTCGGCCGACGACACCGGTCGCCGAGGAGATCGTCGACCTGTTGGTCGCGGGTCTGGCCGACACCGTTTTCGCCGATTGAGCGGGTCGCGAATGCACGAGATTCAAGACCATTTGGCCGCGTCGCGTCGGCATGGCAGGCACCAAACGAAGGAGATGAACATTGGCAACGAGAACGATTGAAGTTCGCGGGATCGAGTTCAAGACCGGTTGGGAAGCGCTGCAATGGTGCGAGGCCGACGGCGGACGGGCGGTACGCTTGGCTGGCCGCAACATGGTTATCGCCGAGAGCGAGGTTGAACGCCTGGAAGCGGCGGGCGTCGAGTTCGCCATTCTTGGCGACATCGTGATGCCCGACGGTCAGCACCGCATGGTCACGATCCCGATCAATTAGTTCACAACGCCGCGCCGGGTTGGCGCGACCAGTTCCTTGTACAGGAGAACATCGATGGCAACGACGAAGAAGACCGGATCGAAGAAGACGAAGGGTGGCGCCAAGGCGAAGAAGGGGGCGGCGAAGTCCACGGCGAAGAACGCCAGCGCGAAGGACACCAAGGCCGAGAGGCCCGCCAAGCCCAAGCGTACCAGCGCGTTGGACGCCGCCGCGACGGTCTTGAAGAGCGCCGGCAAGCCGATGCGAGCCCAGGAACTGATCGCCACGATGGCCGAGAAGGGTCTGTGGTCCAGCCCCAACGGCAAGACGCCGCACGCGACGTTGTACGCCGCGATGCAACGCGAGGAGCGCGACAAGGGCGAGGCGTCGCGGTTCCACAAGATCGATCGCGGCCTGTTCGAGTACCACACCCCCAAGTCCGCCTGAGCACATCATCCCGCCTCCGTCAACGCCTCGCATGTTTGCGGGGCGTTTGCACGGCACGCCATTCACGCTTTCCTACCAGATCGGACCTGCCCCACATAGCAAGACGCACTTCAAGCGTTTCTCGGCGGTACCGGCCTCGTGAATTGCACGCCCTTGGCTGGATTCTCCACGGCCTCCCTTGACGACGGGTACTGTTCCGATCTGACCTGGCCGCTCCAACGATGTTGTTCATGCTTCGACAATTTGGTCTTCGCGAGTGGTCGTCGAACGGATTCCGGATCAATACCTGCTCGCATCGCCGCAATTACCCCGACCGCCTCCCAGTAATTGCTCACCTGACAAAACTGGCCCGGCGCCCAAGGAAGCGCAGTGAGATCATTCTTCATGAGATTGCGATTCTCGCGCACGGCGATCACTGTCATTCCCTGTTCAAGGGCGGCAAGCGTCGGGAGCCCCAGGCACCCGTCTGGAATCACCAGACACGCAATATCTGCAGCCGTGAAAACTTCTGGCCGATTCATCGCTTCTGAATCGGTGACGATTCGAGGACTGCGTTGCAGGCCCTTCAGCGTACATTGCAGAAATGTCGCGGAGACCGCCTCCGCTGCCATCCGAGGATCGACAATGCCTGGGTCCATGTTGGCGATTTCTTCCGATTCAAACATGGGCGAGTGGGCCGTGGGTACGTTGTACATGCTCGACAGAGCGTGCGTCAGCATGGCCTCGACACCGCCCCACGGATTCACCATTGCGCCACCAGCGTCGAAATACCCCTGGTGGAACTCGTGCGGCACGTCAATGACCGACGAGATCGCCACGGCATCGTATTGATCCCTACGCTCTTCAAGGAGCGAACAGAGACCCTCCATCTGCTCGACGCGTCCAGACGCCCGGCCGGAGCCCGAAAAGCGTGCCCTGAGTTTCACGGGGGGGTCAAGGCATACGACTTCCGCGCACGAAAGGCCATAGGCCGCACGTGCTCCGCTGACCGAATTAACAGCCGCGTTGACGAAGTACTCATCACGATGAGCGTCGATCACCACCAGCACCCGGTTTGAGCGGACTGGCTGAAGCCCCACAGTTCCCATGAGGAGCCTAGTCAAAATGCTTCCTTCGACGTACAGCGCGTTGGGAGGCATTTCGTTAAGGTCGGAGGCATTGACCACGTTCGGGTGCAGGACCAGCGTGTCCGACACTTCCGCAAGCATCCGTGCCACCGGTCCGGCGTCACCTGCGTGCCCGCCGATTTCCGCACCGATACCCGTCGGAACCACGAGAGCGAGGTTGAATCGCTGCGTATTTACCGTCAGCCGCCGCCGAAACTCAAGCACTGGCGGGGGTGGTACACGGCCCGCTTCTGCCAAACCACAAACCGCACCGAACTCTCCCCGGTAGCCTGAAGCAGACGATTCCGTCAGGACAACCCTGACTGGGACAAGACCGTCGGCTATCCTCGCCTCCCGAAGGTGTGCGAGCAGCCCTCGGTGAGCCTCGACAGCCGGAATCCCGAACTCCTGTTCAATCAAAAGAAGCGCCATAAACTCTCCGTCTCTTGTTCGTCGACGGCCATTAGCGCCGCACCACAACGTTCGCGGTCCAGTCCTTCGAGTCAAACCACTTGGCCGTAAACCGCGCGGCCTCGTCCGTGTCAAACTCCTTGCACGAGAAGATGTTCACATACGCCGCCTTCATCAAATCGAGTGTATGGATCACGATTGTGCTCGTGAGAATAAACTGTACGGCGCTGGTTCCCTTTGTTTTGGGATGCGTCTGCTGCTCCTCCTCGGGCACGCCGACATCGTCCCAAAAGTGCAGGTCGCAGCGCTCCATGTCGATCAGATCGCAAAGCTCAGTGCAAAACGCTTCGATGCTGGCCCGCGTGAAAACACTCGTGTTGCAGCCATGCAGATCAAGAATGAGTTCCTTGCCGTAGGCGGCCATTGAGACATCGAATGGAGTTCCTTTGGCGTCCATGGGTCTATTCGCATGTTTCATGGGATTGTCAATC
This region of Phycisphaerae bacterium genomic DNA includes:
- a CDS encoding winged helix-turn-helix domain-containing protein; this encodes MATTKKTGSKKTKGGAKAKKGAAKSTAKNASAKDTKAERPAKPKRTSALDAAATVLKSAGKPMRAQELIATMAEKGLWSSPNGKTPHATLYAAMQREERDKGEASRFHKIDRGLFEYHTPKSA
- a CDS encoding DUF3326 domain-containing protein, whose protein sequence is MALLLIEQEFGIPAVEAHRGLLAHLREARIADGLVPVRVVLTESSASGYRGEFGAVCGLAEAGRVPPPPVLEFRRRLTVNTQRFNLALVVPTGIGAEIGGHAGDAGPVARMLAEVSDTLVLHPNVVNASDLNEMPPNALYVEGSILTRLLMGTVGLQPVRSNRVLVVIDAHRDEYFVNAAVNSVSGARAAYGLSCAEVVCLDPPVKLRARFSGSGRASGRVEQMEGLCSLLEERRDQYDAVAISSVIDVPHEFHQGYFDAGGAMVNPWGGVEAMLTHALSSMYNVPTAHSPMFESEEIANMDPGIVDPRMAAEAVSATFLQCTLKGLQRSPRIVTDSEAMNRPEVFTAADIACLVIPDGCLGLPTLAALEQGMTVIAVRENRNLMKNDLTALPWAPGQFCQVSNYWEAVGVIAAMRAGIDPESVRRPLAKTKLSKHEQHRWSGQVRSEQYPSSREAVENPAKGVQFTRPVPPRNA
- a CDS encoding S-adenosylmethionine decarboxylase gives rise to the protein MKHANRPMDAKGTPFDVSMAAYGKELILDLHGCNTSVFTRASIEAFCTELCDLIDMERCDLHFWDDVGVPEEEQQTHPKTKGTSAVQFILTSTIVIHTLDLMKAAYVNIFSCKEFDTDEAARFTAKWFDSKDWTANVVVRR